In a single window of the Streptomyces sp. NBC_00285 genome:
- a CDS encoding acyl-CoA thioesterase has product MTDQATTVAEPETPEIPGKPTSASRTTLSHIMTQADTNLLGTVHGGVIMKLVDDAAGAVAGRHSGGPAVTASMDEMAFLEPVRVGDLVHVKAQVNWTGRTSMEVGVRVLAERWNESTPATQVGSAYLVFAAVDADGSPRRVPPVLPETERDERRYQEAQIRRTHRLARRRAIMELREKRAAEGLDD; this is encoded by the coding sequence GGAACCGGAGACCCCGGAGATCCCGGGCAAGCCCACCTCGGCGTCCCGCACCACGCTCAGCCACATCATGACCCAGGCCGACACCAACCTGCTGGGCACCGTGCACGGCGGCGTGATCATGAAGCTGGTGGACGACGCGGCGGGCGCGGTGGCCGGCCGGCACAGCGGCGGGCCGGCGGTCACCGCCTCGATGGACGAGATGGCGTTCCTGGAGCCGGTCCGGGTGGGCGACCTCGTCCATGTGAAGGCCCAGGTCAACTGGACCGGCCGGACCTCGATGGAGGTCGGTGTGCGGGTCCTGGCCGAGCGCTGGAACGAGTCCACCCCCGCCACCCAGGTCGGCTCCGCCTACCTCGTCTTCGCGGCCGTGGACGCCGACGGATCGCCCCGCCGGGTCCCGCCGGTGCTTCCGGAGACGGAACGTGACGAGCGCCGCTACCAGGAGGCCCAGATCCGCCGCACCCACCGCCTCGCGCGCCGTCGGGCGATCATGGAGCTGCGGGAGAAGCGGGCGGCGGAGGGACTGGACGACTGA